The bacterium nucleotide sequence CGCTGCCGGATGAAATGCTCTTTGCATAGCTCAAGACGTTCAACAAAAGTGGGTGGAGCAATAACCTCGCTTCGGTCGAGCAGAGCGACGATCTGCGTAAAAATCCACGGATTGCCCCGCGCCGCGCGCCCTACCATAACCAGATCGCAGCCGGTTTCGTCGATCATGCGCTTAGCGTCCTCGGCCGATGAGATATCGCCGTTGCCGATCACTGGAATGGTCACCGCCTCCTTGACCGCGCGGATGTGGCTCCACTCCGCTCTGCCGGAAAAACCCATCTTTTGAGAACGGGGATGGATCGTCACCGCTCGAATCCCTGCTGCCTGCAGCAGCTGGCAGGCCTCCACGACGACCGGTTCCTTCCAACCGCTGCGCAGCTTGGCTGTAACCGGAATCGTGGTGGCATTGACCACCGCCCGGCCGATGGCCTCGATCCCATTTAAATCGCGCATCAGCGCCGACCCTCCACCACGCCGGATCACCTTTTTCGCCGGGCATCCGCAGTTGAGATCGATGAAATCCGGCTTGAGACGGCTGATGATCTGCGCTGCCTGGGCCAACGTCTCCGGCTCAGCCCCGAACAGCTGGATGCTGATCGGCCGTTCGTCCTCGCTGAAGCGGGCGATCTCCAAACTCTTCCGGCCGTCGCGGACCAACCCATCGGCTGAAGCCATCTCGGTAACCACCAGGGCGGCTCCGTGTTGCCGGCAAATGGCACGGAAAATCGAATCGGTCCACCCAGCCAAGGGCGCCAGTACGGTTCTATTTTTCAGAACAACATCGGCGATCATCACAGAACAATTTAAAGGTAAAAAGATTGCCAATCAAGCAATTCTTTGCCGGCCCGACAGGGTCCACAGGTTATGCGTTCCCTGCAAAGCCCGGCCAGCCTGACGTACCGACCCGCCAATGAAAGATTTTGATTTTTTGTTCAATACTGCTATATTGCAGAAGCACTGGAGGGCTTGCCAATGAAAAAATATCGGCAGACAGTATGCATTCTGCTGGGCTGCTGCTCCTTGTCGTTTGCAGCGGACCCCGCCTGGCCGGTTCTTTCCTCCTATGATCAGGAGCATTTAGCGAAAATCGCCCTGCCTCTCGGCGGAATCGGCACCGGTACTGTATCTCTGGGTGGACGTGGAAATCTGCAGGACTGGGAGGTGATGAACCGCCCGGCCAAAGGCTATCAACCGGGCGACCGCGCCGGTTCAGCCGCGCCTTTCTTCGCCCTTTATGTCGAAGATGATGGAAGGACGACCACTCGTCTGCTGGAAAGACCGGTGCCGCTCTCTGCCTATGACGGGGCCTTCGGGGTCAACCGGATCAGCAATCCCGGCCTGCCCCGGTTCAAGCATGCAGCGTTCAGCACCGCATACCCCTTTGGCCAGGTCCACCTAAGCGATCCACAGATACCGGTCGCTGTAACAGTAAAGGCATTCAATCCGTTGATCCCGTGCCAGGAAGCAGGCAATGAGCTTCCCCTGGCTGTTTTACGCTTTGAGATCCATAATCCCACCAGCCGGCCCGTTACGGTCGCTGTTTGCGGCAGCATGCAGAATTTTATCGGCGAAGACGGCAGCAAAGGCAAAGCCCAAGGCAACCACAACCGCTTTATGAATGATGGTTCATTGCGCGGTCTCTTCTTCCAATCGACCGGCGTGGATTCCTCATCCGAGCAGTGGGGTACCATGGCCCTGGCCAGCGATACGGACGGCCGCTGTACACACCGCACGGCCTGGAAGAGATTGGACTGGGGCGCCAGCCTGCTGGATTTCTGGAATGACTTAAACAGCGACGGCGAGCTGGAGCCAAGACCTGTCACCGGCGAGGATAAACCCATGGCCTCGTTGGCGATCAAAATCAACCTGGCGGCCGGGGAAACACGCACCCTCCAGTTCTTTATCGCCTGGCATTTTCCCAATCGCCTGGCATGGTCTGAAACCGTTGTGGGCAATCATTACACCACGCTGTATCGTGATGCCTGGGAGGTATTGAGCAAAAACCTCAACCGGCTGCCGGCGTATGAAAAGGACACCATCGATTTTGTCTCAGCGGTGCTGAACAGCGATTACCCGGACGTGATCAAAGAGGCTGCGCTGTACAACCTTTCCACCCTGCGCACGCAGACGTGTTTTCGAACCCGCGATGGCCGGTATTATGCCTGGGAGGGGTGTGCCGATCGGGAGGGTTGCTGTTTCGGCACCTGCACGCACGTGTGGAATTACGAACAGGCCACCGCTTTTCTCTTCGGCCATATCGCCGAATCATTCCGGCGCACCGAATTCGCTGAAGAGACCGACGCCGCCGGCTTGATGAGTTTCCGCGTCCGCCTGCCGTTGGAAAAAGCGCGTTGGGGCAAAGCAGCGGCCGACGGACAGATGGGCTGCATTGTGAAAATGTACCGGGATTGGCAACTCTCCGGCGACTCCGCCCTGCTCAGAACCCTGTGGCCCAATGTCAAACGCAGCCTGCAGTTCTGCTGGATCGAGGGCGGCTGGGACGCAGACAAAGACGGGGTCATGGAAGGCTGCCAGCACAACACCATGGATGTAGAGTATTATGGTCCCAATCCGCAGATGCAGATCTGGTACCTGGCTGCTCTAGTCAGCGCGGAAAAGATGGCCGCTTTTATGAACGATAAAGCGTTCAGCCGGGACTGCCGCAGGCTCTTTGAGGCCGGCAGCCGTTGGACCGACGCCCATCTGTTCAACGGCCGCTACTATATCCACAAGATCGTCCCACCCACGGACAGCGCCCGGGTGGCGCCCAGCCTGCGCGTGGGCATGGGCGCCAAGGATCTGACCCATCCGGATTACCAACTGGGCAACGGCTGTCTGGTGGATCAACTGGTGGGGCAGTTCATGGCCCATGTCTGCGGCCTTGGTTATTTAGTGAATAAAGAACATGTGCAAACCACGCTGAAGAGCATCATGGCCTGCAATTACCGGAGCTCGCTGGCCGATCACTTTAATTGCATGCGCACCTTTGCGCTGGGCGACGAAGCAGCCCTGGTCATGGCGGGTTATCCGGATGGTCAGCCGGAAAATCCCTTTCCCTATTTTTCCGAGGTGATGACCGGTTTTGAGTATACCGCTGCGATCGGCATGCTCTACGAGAACCAGATCGACAACGGATTGACCTGTATGCAGAATATCCGCAACCGCTATGACGGGGCAAAACGCAATCCCTTCGATGAGGCCGAATGCGGCCATCATTATGGCCGCGCCATGATCAGCTGGGCGGCCCTGCCGGCCTGGAGCGGATTTCATTACTCCGCGGTGGAAAAGACCCTCACGCTTAAAGCGATGGAGGGCCGCTACTTTTGGTCCAACGGACGCGCCTACGGCCTGGTCGAACAGAGCGGAGACGAGAGAGAACGAAAGGTTACGGTGACCGTGATCAAGGGCCGTCTGCCTCTGCGCCGTGTGATTCTTCATGACTTTGCCGCGTCGCAGTGGAGCGATGTCAAAGAGCTAGCCGAAAACGAATCGATTCAGCGGGTGATCAGAAAAAAATAACCAGCCATCGAGCGAAGACCGCGGACCATAAAACTCTGCTGCCCCCTTTGCCGAGACCTTGGCAAAAAGGATTTGTAAAGCATTAAAATAATCTTTAAACTAATGTCAGAAAAACCGAAGGTGGAGGATTTGACCATGCCGAGCGAATTTATCGAGGTCGTTTTTGAAGCGAATGAACACTACCTCAAGGGATTGTTGGAGGGATTTCAGAGAGGAAGGAACACGGCATTCAAATATTTTTTCAGTCGTGACGCCGGCGTCCAGGCAGAATCCCTTGGTGAAAAAATAAAGGAATGGACCTCGCTGTCCGATAAATATCAGCACCTCTTGATGGAACAAGGTCTGTATCATTTGTTGAAAAAACTCGGCGAAGACCAGCCGACAGAGCACATGAAAATTATCTCCGCCCGGCCGGTGCAATCCGGGAAATTTTCCGTCAAGGTGAAAAATGCCGCACGCGGGGAGACGGATATCATCAAAAAGGCGTTTGCGGAAAAACCCGCTTCGGTGAAAACCATCGACTGGCACGATGAGGAGAAAGAAGACCGCAAGGCAAAAGGTATCGAGCT carries:
- the dusB gene encoding tRNA dihydrouridine synthase DusB codes for the protein MIADVVLKNRTVLAPLAGWTDSIFRAICRQHGAALVVTEMASADGLVRDGRKSLEIARFSEDERPISIQLFGAEPETLAQAAQIISRLKPDFIDLNCGCPAKKVIRRGGGSALMRDLNGIEAIGRAVVNATTIPVTAKLRSGWKEPVVVEACQLLQAAGIRAVTIHPRSQKMGFSGRAEWSHIRAVKEAVTIPVIGNGDISSAEDAKRMIDETGCDLVMVGRAARGNPWIFTQIVALLDRSEVIAPPTFVERLELCKEHFIRQRQKDGDYAAVTMRKQIAYYIKGLPGATAFRKALFAQS